In Sciurus carolinensis chromosome 4, mSciCar1.2, whole genome shotgun sequence, the sequence TATCAAATAGATTTTTCCAAGTGGGTTCACATAAATCTTTTCAATTCATTATTATTGGCCTGTTGTCTCTCATAATTCGAATACACCAAAAGTGTTAGTCATTTCCCTGTGGATGGAAGCTTacattattttcaacttttatcaTTTACAATGTTAAAATGAACATCTTTGTAAACTTACTGATGCAGAatcattatatatttcatatgaattttcaaATGATAGGGTAGAGCTCTTCACCAAAAAAACTGATTACAAAGGTCAGAGCCTGGAAATGCAAGTCAAACAATAACCTGGCCTTGTTCTATACATCCCAGTAATTAGGACATTCTTAGGGACAATCAAAAGGATAGGTCTCTGGTATTTCAAACATGGTCCAGGCAGACAGAGCATTGTCTTAGGGTTTCTTCATTCCAGGGATCTTAGAAGATCTGAATAAATGAAGAAGCCCAAAGGATCGTTGATATTTGAGGCTTCTTGGGAGAAACACTGACTTTTCTGGTAAAGAATACTATGAACAGCAACCTGTTGGCCCCTTCTGGGTTCTCTGTGTTGGGGTTATACCATGTGCCCAGGAAAGTGACACAGCCCATGCAGGAAGTTTAATGAATGCAGAATGGTAGGCCTAAGAACAGATGAATATTCCTCCCGCAATGTCGGTGGGAAGAATTGAAAGTGGTTCCTATGAGCCCCTCCTAAAATCATTTGATGTCTGAGGTTTCTCTTTCCATCAGTAATAGATAGCTCAATATCCCAAGGGTCAACTCTGAATGAAATAAACTTTACagacattgttgttttttttttttagtcagtcCATGATGTATGTATACTTTTAAACATAATGTGCACAAAGCCTACATACGATTTTATTTACAGGTTTAAAAAAATGGCAagactcaaaaataataaaataaaattattgtactTCCCTGACCCTCAATAACCAATAGAACaaatatagatttttattatttggtgACAGAGGATTGCAAACTATCATCAAGAAAAATCTCAGAACACAAACTTGCCAACACAGAACTGACTCCCAGCTCTTAAACTTCCAGCAGAGACAAGGTAACATACATGACTCGTTGATCATTCATCAGGAAAGGAAAGATGGCAAAGATAAAATCAGTTTACAGATTCAATTGACTTTACCCTTTTACTCTCAGCTGAATCAGGAAAGTTCCTATTAATTGCTAgaccaaagagagaaagagagagagaaaatatatcaatTACATGGCAATATGTCACTAATTCAGAACTCACCAAGTGCCAAACATTgtcattatattatttattcccATAATAATGCTTTGAGAGATGCCTTCTTACCatacccattttgcagatgaggaaactattGTTGAGATTGATACAATGTTCTAAAACGCACAGGaactaaattgtggaaccaggATTCAGGCCAAGTGCCACCTGACTCCACAGTCTAACATAAATGCCATTTTGTGCTGGTTTCCCATCCTCAGTCAGAGGCGGGGGGTTTATAgctactgcctcagtctcacagTGAGATAACCGACACAGTGCGTACAATGGCAATGACGGAAAACCAATGCTTGGGAAGTTATGTGGCCACAGCACATTAGAATGAGAAGAATTTCTAAATtctagttttatttgttcttggtTTTGGTTGAGTAGGTAGACTTGGAAAATACAGGAAGATCCTGAAAAGGAGccatagagaaaaaaatcttccgacctaagaattaaagaaaactgCCCTTCTGAAAAAGCCAGTCCCTATCCAAAACCTTTCCTGACTCACACAGACGGAAAATAAGAGACATCTGAACCAATTTAACAAGAAAACGTGGCCTCTTCTCAGTGTCACATGCCTTCTTCCGGCCCCATCACTGACTTAATTCCTTTGTTCCTTCACAGGTAGCgaaggttaaaaatgaaaaaccaaactTTTCTGACAGAATTCATTCTTTTAGGACTAACAGACACCCCAGAGCTTCAGATTATCCTTTTCATATTCCTCCTCCTCACATACATGTTCAGCATCATTGGGAATCTGACCATCATCATCCTCACACTGCTGGACTCCCACCTACAGactcccatgtatttcttcctccaGAATTTCTCCTTCCTGGAAATTTCCTTTACCTCCACTTTCACACCTAGGCTGCTATTCAGCATCTCAACTGGGATTAAGACTATCAGCTTTGCTGGTTGCTTCACTCAGtatttctttgccattttctttggGGCCACTGAGTTTTGTCTTCTGACTGCCAtgtcctatgaccgctatgtggccatctgcaaaccccTGCATTATACCACCATCATGAACAGCAGGGTCTGCATCCAGCTAGTACTCTGCTCATGGCTGTGTGGCTTCCTGATCATCTTGTTCCCAATCATCTTGACCAGTCAGCTAGAATTCTGTGGGTCCAATGTACTGAATCATTATTATTGTGACTATGGACCCCTCGTGGAAATATCTTGCTCAGACACAAGTCTACTGGAACTGTTTGATTTTATCCTGGCAGTTGTAACGTTGGGGGTCACCCTGGTGCTGGTGATCCTCTCCTACACAAATATCATCAGGACCATTCTGAGGATCCCCTCCGCTCAGGAGAGGAAAAAGGCCTTTTCCACATGTTCTTCCCACATGATAGTCATCTCCCTCTCTTATGGAAGCTGCATCTTCATGTACATAAAGCCTTCAGTGAAAGAAGGAGTTGCCTTCAATAAGGGAGTAGCTATGCTCAATACATCAGTCGCCCCTTTACTCAACCCATTCATTTACACTCTGAGGAATAAACAGGTAAAACAAGCCTTCAAGGATATGGCCAGAAAATTGTGAGtctttaatgaataaaatgacCCTAAACTCAATGGAAATCCTGGACAATATTCATAAAGTTCCTCCCCTTAAAAATTTAAGGGGAGCTTCTCTAACCCTCTCATCATTAAGACAACATCTCAGATGAAATTATCATGAAGGAATGCcaacattacattttaaaacttccaGTGAGGGGAAAATCTTCCCAAAACacagtttaaatatttctttctaataAATAGATTCTTgagccattttttaaaactgcaaaaatataaaatcactcttcttaaaatgttttcgTTATagttactttaaataaaaatatattatttgtactAAAAGATCTATTTTTAGATGTTTgtgataattttcttaattttttacttgttctaaatcattgtacaagacagta encodes:
- the LOC124983384 gene encoding olfactory receptor 6C4-like; translation: MKNQTFLTEFILLGLTDTPELQIILFIFLLLTYMFSIIGNLTIIILTLLDSHLQTPMYFFLQNFSFLEISFTSTFTPRLLFSISTGIKTISFAGCFTQYFFAIFFGATEFCLLTAMSYDRYVAICKPLHYTTIMNSRVCIQLVLCSWLCGFLIILFPIILTSQLEFCGSNVLNHYYCDYGPLVEISCSDTSLLELFDFILAVVTLGVTLVLVILSYTNIIRTILRIPSAQERKKAFSTCSSHMIVISLSYGSCIFMYIKPSVKEGVAFNKGVAMLNTSVAPLLNPFIYTLRNKQVKQAFKDMARKL